In one window of Caloenas nicobarica isolate bCalNic1 chromosome 34, bCalNic1.hap1, whole genome shotgun sequence DNA:
- the LOC136000647 gene encoding olfactory receptor 14J1-like — MSNSSSITQFLLLAFADTWELQLLHFWLFLGIYLAALLGNGLIITTIACDQHLHTPMYFFLLNLALLDLGSISITVPKSMANSLWDTRAISYTGCAVQLFLFTFLIEAEYYILTIMSYDRYLAICKPLHYGTLLGSRACVHMAAAAWATGFLHALLHTANTFSLPLCKGNALDQFFCEIPQILKLSCSDAYLRELGLIVVSACLVFMCFVFIVLSYVQILRAVLRIPSEQGRHKAFSTCLPHLAVVSLFVSTIMFAYLKPPSISSPSLDLVVSVLYSVVPPAVNPLIYSMRNQELKDALWKLISYCFLKQ, encoded by the coding sequence atgtccaacagcagctccatcacccagttcctcctcctggcatttgcagacacatgggagctgcagctcttgcacttctggctcttcctgggcatctacctggctgccctcctgggcaatggcctcatcatcaccaccatagcctgtgaccagcacctccacacccccatgtacttcttcctgctcaacctcgccctcctcgacctgggctccatctccatcactgtccccaaatccatggccaactccctctgggacacaagggccatctcctacacaggatgtgctgtACAGCTCTTTTTGTTTACATTCTTGATAGAAGCAGAGTATTATAtactcaccatcatgtcctacgaccgctaccttgccatctgcaaacccctgcactacgggaccctcctgggcagcagagcttgtgtccacatggcagcagctgcctgggccactgggtttctccatgctctgctgcacacggccaatacattttcactgccactgtgcaagggcaatgccctggaccagttcttctgtgaaatcccccagatcctcaagctctcctgctcagatgcctacctcagggaacttgggcttattgtggttagtgcctgtttagtttttatgtgttttgtgttcattgtgctgtcctacgtgcagatcttgagggccgtgctgaggatcccctctgagcagggacggcacaaagccttttccacgtgcctccctcacctggccgtggtctccctgtttgtcagcaccattatgtttgcctacctgaagcctccctccatctcctccccatccctggacctggtggtgtctgttctgtactcagtggtgcctccagcagtgaaccccctcatctacagcatgaggaaccaggagctcaaggatgccctgtggaaactcatatcttactgttttctgaaacaataa
- the LOC136000711 gene encoding olfactory receptor 14C36-like produces the protein MSNSSSITQFLLLAFTDIRELQLLHFWLFFGIYLAALLGNGLIITTIACDQHLHSPMYFFLLNLSLLDLGSISSTVPKSMANSLWDTRVISYAGCAAQVFFLGFLFGAEYSLLTIMSYDRYLAICKPLHYGTLLGSRACVHMAAAAWASGFLNALLHTANTFSLPLCKGNALDQFFCEIPQILKLSCSDAYLREAGLILVSVCLSFGCFVFIVVSYVQILRAVLRIPSEQGRHKAFSTCLPHLAVVSLFVSTIMFAYLKPPSISSPSLDLVVSVLYALVPPAVNPLIYSMRNQELKESIRKVISWAFVNTDHLSITVHK, from the coding sequence atgtccaacagcagctccatcacccagttcctcctcctggcgttcacagacatacgggagctgcagctcttgcacttctggctcttcttcggcatctacctggctgccctcctgggcaacggcctcatcatcaccaccatagcctgtgaccagcacctccacagccccatgtacttcttcctgctcaacctctccctcctcgacctgggctccatctccagcactgtccccaaatccatggccaactctctgtgggataccagggtcatttcctatgcaggatgtgctgcccaagtcttcTTTTTaggtttcttgtttggtgcagagtattctcttctcaccatcatgtcctacgaccgctaccttgccatctgcaaacccctgcactacgggaccctcctgggcagcagagcttgtgtccacatggcagcagctgcctgggccagtgggtttctcaatgctctgctgcacacagccaatacattttcactgccactgtgcaagggcaatgccctggaccagttcttctgtgaaatcccccagatcctcaagctctcctgctcagatgcctacctcagggaagctgggcttattttggttagtgtctgtttatcatttgggtgttttgtgttcattgtggtatcctatgtgcagatcttgagggccgtgctgaggatcccctctgagcagggacggcacaaagccttttccacgtgcctccctcacctggccgtggtctccctgtttgtcagcaccattatgtttgcctacctgaagcccccctccatctcctccccatccctggacctggtggtgtctgttctatacgcattggtgcctccagcagtgaaccccctcatctacagcatgaggaaccaggagctcaaggagtCCATTAGGAAAGTGATTTCATGGGCGTTTGTCAATACTGATCATCTTTCCATCACTGTCCACAAATGA